The Kitasatospora paranensis genome has a window encoding:
- a CDS encoding gluconokinase: MALSVENHPGERPPVIVVMGVSGVGKTTVARLLAERLGLPYAEADDFHPAANIAKMSAGTPLDDHDREPWLRALGDWLGGRSRLGEGGVVTCSALKRRYRDTLRAACPDAFFLHLSGGQDLVHDRLAHRVGHFMPTSLLDSQFAALEPLGTDERGIVLDVGPGPETLVEKAAALFGHVNGDLA, encoded by the coding sequence ATGGCTCTCAGCGTCGAGAACCACCCCGGGGAACGCCCGCCCGTCATCGTCGTGATGGGCGTCTCCGGAGTCGGCAAGACCACCGTCGCCCGGCTGCTCGCGGAGCGGCTCGGACTGCCGTACGCCGAGGCCGACGACTTCCACCCCGCCGCCAACATCGCCAAGATGAGTGCCGGGACCCCGCTCGACGACCACGACCGGGAGCCCTGGCTCCGCGCCCTCGGCGACTGGCTCGGCGGTCGGTCGCGGCTCGGCGAGGGCGGCGTCGTCACCTGCTCCGCGCTCAAGCGCCGCTACCGCGACACCCTGCGCGCGGCCTGCCCCGACGCGTTCTTCCTACACCTCAGCGGCGGTCAGGACCTCGTGCACGACCGTCTCGCGCACCGGGTCGGCCACTTCATGCCGACCTCCCTGCTCGACTCCCAGTTCGCCGCACTCGAACCCCTCGGGACCGACGAGCGCGGCATCGTCCTGGACGTCGGTCCCGGCCCCGAAACCCTCGTCGAGAAGGCCGCAGCACTCTTCGGCCACGTCAACGGAGACCTCGCGTGA
- a CDS encoding FadR/GntR family transcriptional regulator, with translation MDIQGLPGRLLADLGPAIASGEIPAGTVLRAEELEERYGVSRTVVREAVRILESMRMVTAKRRVGTTVQPKAQWDVFDPMVIRWRLAGADRPAQLRSLGALRLAVEPAAAALAARHATDDHRRELSALATELTVSARHADLTTFLQHDIDFHATVLRASGNEMFAHLGDTVGAVLTGRTEHQLMPHRPEPYAVRLHREVAEAVCAGDAELAERAMRTIVAGALEELSATLD, from the coding sequence ATGGACATCCAGGGCCTCCCCGGCCGCCTGCTCGCGGATCTCGGCCCTGCCATCGCCTCCGGCGAGATCCCGGCGGGGACGGTGCTGCGGGCCGAGGAGCTGGAGGAGCGCTACGGCGTCTCCCGGACGGTCGTCCGCGAGGCGGTGCGGATCCTGGAGTCGATGCGGATGGTCACGGCCAAGCGCCGGGTCGGCACCACCGTCCAGCCGAAGGCCCAGTGGGACGTCTTCGACCCGATGGTGATCCGCTGGCGGCTCGCCGGCGCCGACCGGCCCGCCCAGCTGCGCTCGCTCGGCGCGCTGCGGCTGGCCGTCGAGCCCGCCGCGGCGGCGCTCGCCGCCCGGCACGCCACCGACGACCACCGGCGGGAGCTGAGCGCGCTCGCGACCGAACTCACCGTCTCCGCCCGCCACGCGGACCTGACGACCTTCCTCCAGCACGACATCGACTTCCACGCCACGGTGCTGCGCGCCTCCGGGAACGAGATGTTCGCGCACCTCGGCGACACGGTGGGCGCGGTGCTCACCGGCCGCACCGAGCACCAGCTGATGCCGCACCGGCCCGAGCCGTACGCCGTCCGCCTGCACCGGGAGGTCGCGGAGGCGGTCTGTGCGGGCGATGCCGAGCTCGCCGAGCGCGCCATGCGCACCATCGTGGCGGGGGCGCTCGAAGAGCTGAGTGCGACCCTCGACTGA